GACATCCGGCGTCAGTCCGTCATCGAGGCCAAGATCGACGGCCTGGCTGTGAGGTTCGAAACATGGCCTTGAGAGGTGCGTTAAATGGTTGATGTGGCGAAGGTGCGTCGCGAGTCGATGCGCTGGATCATCATGCTGGTGCTCAACCAGTCGCGTCCGGTCCATGCGTTCGAGCGGATCGTCCTGTCCGTGGTGCAGGCCGAGTATCCGGATGCGACGCAAATGGAGCTGCGCCGTGAGATCGACTATCTGGTCGACCGCGAACTGGCCGAAGTGCAGAAGCACCCGGACGGCCGTTGGCAGGTTGGGCTCACTCGCTGCGGCGTGGACGTCGTGGAGTACACGGTGGACTGCGATCCCGGCATTGCGAGGCCCCAGAAGTACTGGAGCCTGTGATGCCGCCGCGCAGCAAAGTCGACCAGATGTCGCCGGAGGATCGTGCATGGTTTGAGCGCGAGCTGGTGCGCCGCGGCTTCTCGGGATACGAGGAGCTGGAAGTCCTCGTGCAAGAGCGCGGCTACACGATCGGCAAGAGCAGTTTGCAGCGCTCTGGCTCGAAGCTGCAGCAACGCCTGGATCGCATCAGCGCAGCGACTGAGGGTGCGCGCCAGATTGCGCTGGTGGCGCCCGATGATGCGGACAACCGCTCGATGGCGGTCATGTCGATGGTCCAGAACGATCTCTACGAGATCATGGAGGGCCTGGAAGCTGTTGCTGATACCGATGATGCGGCCGAGCGGCTCGAGCTGCTCAAAGGCGTGTCGCTGTCGATTTCGCGCATCAGCCGGGCGCGGGTGAATCAAAGCCGCTGGGCTGGCGAGGTGAACGCCCGCCTTGCGGCCGAGGCCAAGGCGGCAGCGATCGCCGGCGCGCAGGCTGAGGGCTTGAGTGCCGAGCAGGCCGAGCGCATCGGCTCGGCGGTGGCGAGTCGCGTGCAGATCTACCTGCCGGACAACGGGCGATGACCGACGCCGCCGAGCGCGTCACGATCCGGCCGCAGCCGGGGCCGCAGGAGGCGTTCCTTGCTTCCTCGGCCGACATCGTCATCTATGGCGGCGCGGCGTTCGGCGGAAAGACATTCGCGCTGCTGCTCGAGACGACGCGGCATTCCGAAAATCCGCAGTTCGGCGCAGTGATCTTCCGGCGGACCACCACGCAAGTGGCGGCCGAGGGCGGCCTGTGGGATACCTCTGAAGAGCTGTATCCGCTGCTCGGCGCAAAGCCATCCAGCCTGTCGTGGGCCTTCCCTTCTGGCGCGAAAGTCACGTTCGCGCACCTGCAACACGAGAAGACCAAGTTCGAGTGGCAGGGTGGCCAGATCGCGATGATCGGCTTTGACGAGCTGACGCATTTCACCGCCGGTCAGTTTTGGTACATGCTCTCGCGCAATCGGTCGAACTCGGGCGTGGCGCCGTACATCCGCGCGACGACCAACCCGGACCCGGACAGCTTCGTCGCCGAGCTGATCGCCTGGTGGATCGACCAGGAAACCGGCTACGCAATCCCGGAGCGCTCCGGCGTCATCCGCTGGTTCGTGCGCTACCGCAATGAGCTGATCTGGGCGGACAGCCCGGAAGAGCTGCGCGACCAGTACCCCGATCTGGAGCCAAAGAGCCTGACGTTCATCGCGTCGAGCTACAAGGACAACAAGATCGGGATGGCGAAAGACCCGAAGTACATGTCCAACCTGGACGCGCTGCCGCTGGTCGAGCGCGAGCAGCTCAAAAACGGCAACTGGAAGATCAGGCCGGCGGCTGGTGATTATTTCAAGGCGGAGTGGTTTGGCGTGCTAGAGCGCGCACCGGAGTATTGCCGCTGGGTGCGTTACTGGGATCGCGCGGCAACCGAGCCAAACCCGCAGAATCCCGATCCGGACTACACGGCCGGAGTCAAGCTGGGCAAAGACAGCGAGGGCAACTACTACGTGGGGCACGTTGCGCGCGATCGCAAACGCCCTGCCGGCGTGATGAAGCTCATCAAAGGAACTACCAGGGCGGACAGCGTGCGCTGCGCCGCAGTCCTGGAGCAGGACCCGGCGCAGGCCGGCAAGGTCGAGGCGGACATGTACATCACCCAACTCGCGGGGTTTGAGGTGCACACGGTCCCCAAGCGAACGGACAAGGAGACCGCCGCGCGGCCGGTCAGCAGCATGGCGGAGGCTGGACGCGTATTCCTTATACGCGGAGCCTGGAACAAAGCATTCCTCGATGAGCTGGAAAACTTCCCGAAGGGCGCGCACGACGACCAGGTGGATGCACTGTCTGGTGCATTCAATTTCCTGGAATCGAACAACGTGCAACCACCCGCCGGCGAAACGGTGGAAGCGGACGAGAACACGTACCGGCCGCAACGGCCGACGTTTGTCGGAACGCCTGACGAACTGCGCATACGCAGACGCTGGAATCGACTCTATGGATAGATCTGCCGTGAGCATCTCCGACTACCTCGCCTCGCTCAACATCGGTCAGCTCATCCATGCGCGATCGTGCTGCGACGAGCTGATTTGCCGGCGCCAGGCCGCGGCGATGAAGCAGTGCTGGGCCGTCTCCGATCGGGACCTCAACTGGCGGTGGTTCCAGGAGCACGAATTCGTGGCGGCGGCCGAGTGGCTCGCGAAGTATGCCGCGGCCATCGAGCGCAAAGGTGAGGCCGAGGATCTACTGCTCACTCAGCACCGGCTGCAGGAAGACGAGTGGCAAAAATTGTTCGGGGATGACTACAAAGGCGGAGGTGTGTGATGGGTGATCTGAATGGTGCGTTCTGGCTGCTGATCGGGGCGGGGATAGCGCTTGGCGCGGCGCTGGCCATCGGCCTGCCGTGGCTGTGGGGCGCGATCTTGGTGCCGCTGCTGCGGCTGCTCGTGGCGTAAGCCGCAGGCGCCCCGAAAACCCCTTCCCCCTGCGCTGATACGTCCAGCATCAGGAAAACCGCGCCACGGCTTTTATAAAAGCTTTCCCGCGCAAGAATGAGGTCGAGCAATGGGTGTGTTTGAGCGGATCGTGTCCTGGTGGGTCGGTGGCGAAGATGAATCTGCGCCGCGCCGCATGGTCGAGGCGGCCGGCGTGACGGTGGATGCCGACGACGAGGAGGGTTGGCGGCGCCTGTCGGGCGACACCTCGCGCGACCTTTCGCCACTGCACCACTCGCGGATGCGCGAGACCGCGTATTACTTGTGGGACGCCAATCTGCTCGCAAACCGGCTAATCGAGCTGCCGCTCGCCTACCTGCTCGCTGAAGGCGTGTCGTTGCAGGCGGCCGATCCGGCGATTCAGAAGGTCATCGAGCGCTGGTGGGACGATCCGATCAACGCGCTGGACGTCAAGCTCGAGAAAAAGCTGCGCGAGCTGGCGCTCTTCGGTGAGCAGTGCTGGCCGGTGGCAGTCAATGAATTCGACGGCCACGTGCGGCTGGGCTATCTCGATCCGGCGCTGATCGCCACCGTGGTGGTCGATCCCGACAATACCGAGCAGCCGATCGGCATCGTCACGACGCGCGACAAGCACGGCAAGACTCGACGGTACCGCATCATCATCAACGGTCCGGAGGATGATGTATTCACCGAGCGCACCCGCAAGATTCGCGAGACGTTCGACGATGGCGAGTGCTTCTACTTTTGTGTTAACGCGTTATCGACGTCCGCGCGCGGCCGCTCGGACCTGCGCGCGCCGGCGG
This DNA window, taken from Thauera sp. K11, encodes the following:
- a CDS encoding phage protein Gp27 family protein; this encodes MPPRSKVDQMSPEDRAWFERELVRRGFSGYEELEVLVQERGYTIGKSSLQRSGSKLQQRLDRISAATEGARQIALVAPDDADNRSMAVMSMVQNDLYEIMEGLEAVADTDDAAERLELLKGVSLSISRISRARVNQSRWAGEVNARLAAEAKAAAIAGAQAEGLSAEQAERIGSAVASRVQIYLPDNGR
- the terL gene encoding phage terminase large subunit; protein product: MTDAAERVTIRPQPGPQEAFLASSADIVIYGGAAFGGKTFALLLETTRHSENPQFGAVIFRRTTTQVAAEGGLWDTSEELYPLLGAKPSSLSWAFPSGAKVTFAHLQHEKTKFEWQGGQIAMIGFDELTHFTAGQFWYMLSRNRSNSGVAPYIRATTNPDPDSFVAELIAWWIDQETGYAIPERSGVIRWFVRYRNELIWADSPEELRDQYPDLEPKSLTFIASSYKDNKIGMAKDPKYMSNLDALPLVEREQLKNGNWKIRPAAGDYFKAEWFGVLERAPEYCRWVRYWDRAATEPNPQNPDPDYTAGVKLGKDSEGNYYVGHVARDRKRPAGVMKLIKGTTRADSVRCAAVLEQDPAQAGKVEADMYITQLAGFEVHTVPKRTDKETAARPVSSMAEAGRVFLIRGAWNKAFLDELENFPKGAHDDQVDALSGAFNFLESNNVQPPAGETVEADENTYRPQRPTFVGTPDELRIRRRWNRLYG